The stretch of DNA GCTTCGGGCGACCGCTGACGATGACGGTGACGGCGGTGGCCGACGAGCTGGCAGCCGCGGCCGAGCTGGTCAAGGGCAAGGCGTCCGGCCGGCCGCTCGCCGTGGTGCGCGGGGCAGGCCGGTGGGTCACCGCGGAGCACGGGCCCGGTGCGCGTCCGTTGCAGCGGACGGGGCCCGACGACATGTTCCGGCTCGGTACCGCCGAGGCCTACGAGGAGGGCTTCGCCGCGGGACGGGCCGCCGCCGGTGGCACGCCCGAGGGACGCACGCAGGCGTAGCCGGCGGCCCGACGCGCGCCGGCGGTCAGGCCCGAGGTTCAGGCCCGAGGCTGCGGTCAGACCCCGGCGCCCGGAGTGCCCGTCGCGAACTGCACCGACTGCGGCGTAGCACCCGGCTCACCGGCCGCGATCGGCTCGACGACGGCGGCGGTGCCGTACGCGCACACCTCGCTGAACTGCCCGATCGAGTCGGTGTCGAACCGCATCGCCAGGATCGCGTTGGCGCCGCGCTGCTCCGCCTCGGTCACCATCCGGCGCATCACCTCGTGCCGGCTCTCGTACATGATCTTGGTGTACTCGGGGATCTCCCCGCCGCCGATTGCGCGGAAGCCGGCGGTGAAGCTGGCGCCGATGTTGGTGGAGCGGACGGTCAGACCCATCACCTCGCCGAGGACGGCGAGGACGCGGTAGCCGGGCAGGTCGTTGGAGGTGACGACGATCATGGCGGCGATCCTGCCAGCGACACCGGCCCCGCGGGAGCGGTCGAGTCAGCCGCCGGCGGCCTTGAGCGCCGCCTTGTAGGCCCGCTTCGCCTCGCGGACGGACGCCAGGCTCTCCGGGCCGGTGATGTCCGCGATGGAGCGCAGGACGCCCTCCTCGCCGTAGGGGCCGGCGGCCTCGCGCCACCCCGGCAGGTCGACGCCGCGGCGCTTGGCCAGCATGGCGAGGAAGACCTGCGCCTTCTGCTTGCCGAAGCCCGGCAGCGCCGTCAGCCGGCGCAGGACCGTGGCGGCATCCGGGTCGCCGTCGGTCCACAGCCGCGTCGTGTCGCCTTCGTACTCGTCGACGACGGTGCGGGCGACCGACTGGATGCGACCGGCCATGGCGCGTGGGTACCGGTGCACGGCCGGAGGGGTCGCGGCCAGCTCCTCGAACGCGGCCGGGTCCGCCTCGGCGATCCGGTGCACGTCGAACCCACCCATCCGGTCGGCGAGCTTGCGCGGGCCCGCGAAGGCGGCCTCCATGGTCATCTGCTGGTCGAGCAGCATGCCGATCAGCAGGGCGAACGGGTTCTCGTCGAGGAGCCGGTCGGCCGACTCGTCACCGGTGAGCCAGAAGGTCATGGGCCCATGGTGGCGACACCAGGCCCTCACCGGGAGTACGTCCCGCTGTCGGCCCCCTCAGCGGTTGCGGCGGAGCAGCCGGTCCTCGGGGTCGAGCCGCGTGAGCAGGGCCGAGGTGATCGCCTCGAGCTGAGCCACCTGCTCGTCCGTCAGGACGTCGATGACCAGCTCGCGCGCGGTGCGGACGTGCCCCGGCGCCGTCCGGACCAACGTGTCCCAGCCCAGGTCGGTCAGGTGCGCGTTGGTGGCGCGGGCATCCCCGGGACACGGGAGGCGTTCGACCAGCCCGCGGACCTCGAGCCGCTTCACCACGTGCGACAGCCGGGGGAGGGTGGCACTGGTCCGCTGCGCGAGCCCGGTCATCCGTAGCGTCCGCTCCGGCGCCTCGGACAGCATCGCCAGCACCTGGTAGTCGAAGTGCGTGAGGTCGGCGTCGCGCTGAAGCTGGGAGTCGAGGCGAGCCGGCAGCAGCTCCGCGACGGAGATCAGGCCGACCCAGGCGCGCAGCTGGTCCGGGGTGAGCCACGGCACGTCCTGCTGGTCGGCGGACGCGGCGACGTCGCAGGCGCGCCCCGCCGCGGCCACCGCAGCGGCCGGCTCGTCATAGGTCGAGGTCGTCATGCGACCAGACTACGGCATCAGTTGACACGTCAACCATTTCGAGTATGTTGGTTGTACCGACAAACTTCTGGAGGGTCAGCATGAGCACGGTCACCGTCATCGGGACAGGCAACATGGGAACGCAGATCGCCGGGCTCGCCGCCAAGGGCGGCGCCACGGTCCAGGTGCTCGACCGGCACGTGGAGAAGGCCGAGGCGCTCGCAGCGAGCATCGCGGGCACGCCGGGCGCCGTGGGCGAGCCGATCACCGGCGACATCGTCGTGCTGGCGGTCCCGTACCCCGCCGTCGCGGAGCTGGTCGGCACCTACGGCAGCCAGCTGGCCGGACGCACCGTCGTCGACATCACCAACCCGGTCGACTTCGCCACCTTCGACTCGCTCGTGGTGCCCGCGGGCTCCTCGGCGACCGAGCAGATCGCCGCGCAGCTGCCGTCGTCCGCGGTGCTCAAGGCGTTCAACACGAACTTCGCGGGCACGCTGGCCTCGGGGACCGTCGGGGCGCTCCCGACGACGGTCCTCGTCGCCGGGGACGACGCCGCCGCGAAGGCGGCCTTCACCGAGGTCTTCGGCTCCGCGATCACGGTCGTGGACGCCGGTTCCGTGCGCCGAGCGCACGAGCTGGAGGCCCTGGGCTTCCTGCAGATGACGCTCGCGGCCGCGGAGAAGATCGCCTGGACCGGCGGTTTCGCCACGGTCCGCTGACCCACGGCGCCGGTGCACGCACTCGCTGTCCACCGGTGCGGCACGACGCGGCGCCCGTCCGGTCTCGGCCGGTACGTGGCGCCGCGTCGTCGTATCCACGCGGGCCGTGCCTCACGTCGCGGACAGGTACGGCAGTCATGGGACCTTGGCCCTACGGTTGGCCCCGTGACGTCATCCGAGAGCACCCCTGAGGCCGTTCGAGGCCTGGCCCGGCACGAGGTCCCGGAGCCGCTACGGACGGATGTCCGGCTGCTCGGGGAGCTGCTGGGACGTGTGCTGCGCGAGGCCGGCGGCGACGAGCTGTTCGAGGACGTCGAGCGCCTGCGGGAGCTGGCGATCCGCGCCCACGACGACCCCGAGTCGGACGCCCTCGCCCAGGCCGAGGCGCTGGTCGAGGGCTTCGACCTGACCCGTGCCGAGCACGTGGCCAGGGCGTTCACCTGCTACTTCCACCTGGCGAACCTCGCCGAGGAGTACCACCGGGTGCGCGTGCTGCGGGAGCGGGAGTCGCAGATCGCGGCCGACGAGCTCGCGCCCGACGACTCCCTCGGGTCGGCGTATGCCCAGCTGGCTGCCGAGGTGGGACCGGATGAGGCGCGCGCCCGCCTGGGGGCCGTCGAGTTCCGTCCGGTGTTCACCGCCCACCCGACCGAAGCCCGGCGCCGCGCCGTCGCCCGGTCGATCCGGCGGATCGCCGACCTGGTCGCCGAGCGGGACGCGCTGAACATCGGCGGGACGACCCTCGCGGAGAACGAGCGCCGGCTGCTGTCGGAGATCGACACGCTCTGGCGCACCTCGCCGCTGCGCGCCGAGAAGCCGACCGTGCTCGACGAGGTCGCCACGGTGCTCAACATCTTCGACACCACCTTGTTCGACGTGCTGCCGGCCGTGTATCGCCGGCTGGACGACTGGCTGCTCGGGGACGCGGCCGGCACCACGGCTCCGGTGGTCCAGCCGTGGTCGCACCCCGGCAGCTGGATCGGTGGTGACCGCGACGGCAACCCGAACGTGACGGCCGAGGTGACGCGAGCCGCCGCGGTGCTCGCGTCCGAGCACGCGCTGACCGCACTCGAGGCGTCCGCCCGCCGTACCGCCGAGGCGTTGACGCTGGACGCCGACGGCACGCCACCCTCGGCGGGCCTGCTGGCGCTGTGGCAGCGGCAGCGGTCCCTGTCCGACTCGCTGACGGCGGCGGTCGCCGCCGAGTCGCCGAACGAGCCGCACCGCAGGGTGCTGCGCCTGATCGCCGAGCGGATCGCCGCGACGCGTCGGCGGGACGCCGACCTGGCCTACCCCGACGCCGCGGCCCTCGAGGCCGACCTGCTGGTGCTGCAGCGGTCCCTCGCGGAGGCGGGGGCCGTCCGCGCGGCCTACGGAGACCTGCAGCGCCTCGTGTGGCAGGTGCGGACCTTCGGCTTCCACATGGCCGAGCTGGAGGTGCGCCAGCACTCCCAGGTGCACGCCGAGGCCCTGGCGGACATCGCCGAGCACGGGCTCGGTGGCGAGCTGGCGCCCCGGACGGTCGAGGTGCTCGACACCTTCCGTGCGATCGGCAGCGTGCAGCGCCGGTTCGGGCTCGCGGCGGTGCGCCGGTTCATCGTGTCGTTCACGCAGTCCGCCGAGCACCTCGCCGCGGTGTACCGGCTGGCGGAGCTCGCGTTCGACGGTGCCGACGACGCGCCGGTGATCGACGCGATCCCGCTGTTCGAGACCTTCGCGGACCTGCAGGCGAGCGTCGACATCCTCGAGGAGTCGCTGGCAATCCCGCAGGTGCAGCACCGCCTGGAGCAGACCGGGCGGCACCTCGAGGTGATGCTCGGGTACTCGGACTCGTCGAAGGACGTCGGGCCGGTCTCGGCCACGCTCGCGCTGGACGACGCGCAGCGGCGGATCACCGCGTGGGCGCGCGAGCACGACATCCGGCTGACCCTGTTCCACGGTCGCGGTGGTGCTCTCGGCCGCGGCGGCGGCCCGGCGAACCGCGCCCTGCTGGCCCAGCCACCGGGGAGCGTCGACGGTCGTTTCAAGCTGACCGAGCAGGGTGAGGTGATCTTCGCCCGCTACGGCGACCCGACGATCGCCGCCCGGCACATCGAGCAGGTCACCGCGGCGACCCTGCTCGCCGGCGCGCCCTCCGTCGAGCGGCGCACGGCCGAGGCGGCCGAGCGTTTCGGCGACCTCGCGGCGCGCCTCGACGTCGCCTCGCGCCAGCGGTTCCACGCCCTGGTCCGGGCCGAGGGCTTCCCGCAGTGGTTCGCCGAGGTGACCCCGCTGGAGGAGGTCGGCCTGCTGCCGATCGGCTCCCGGCCGGCGCGACGCGGCCTGTCGGTGTCGTCCCTCGACGACCTGCGCGCGATCCCGTGGGTCTTCTCCTGGTCGCAGGCCCGGATCAACCTCGCCGGCTGGTACGGCCTGGGCACGGCGCTCGACGCCGTCGGCGACGTCGACCTGCTGCGCAGCGCGTACGCCGACTGGCCGCTCTTCGCCACCGTGATCGACAACGTCGAGATGTCGCTCGCGAAGACGGACGAGCGCATCGCGGCTCGCTACCTCGGCCTCGGCGAGCGCGCCGACCTCGCCGCGCTGGTGCTGGAGGAGATGGCGCTCACGCGGAAGTGGGTCCTGGCGATCACGGACTCCGAGGTGATGCTGTCTCGCCGGCGGATCCTCGGCCGCGCCGTCGCGCTGCGCAGCCCCTACGTCGACGCCCTGTCGTTGCTCCAGCTGCGCGCGCTGCGTGCGCTGCGGACCGGTGAGTCCCAGGAGAGCGTCGAGGACCTGCGCCGGCTGCTGCTGCTCACCGTCAACGGTGTGGCGGCAGGTCTGCAGAACACGGGCTGACCGGCACCGACATCACGGCAGGCAGCGGCTCGCCGTGCGCCAGCGCGTCGAGGACCGTCCGCTCGTGCGGGACGACCGGTTCGGGCAGCGCGTTCAGCGGGTACCAGGCCATGGCGGCGGCACGGTTCGCCTCGCGCAGCTGCGGCTCACCCGTCCAGCGGTCTGCCGCGAAGAAGACGTCGACGCGCTGCTCGACGGCCGGGCCGCCGCGCTCGAACCGGTGCAGCACCGTGAGCGGCTGCAGGTCGTCGATGCGCACCTGGACGCCGGCCTCCTCGGCGGCCTCCCGGCAGGCCGCCTCGTGCACCGACTCGCCCGGGTCCACGTGGCCGGCGAGCGTCGCCCAGTGCTCGTCCCTGTACCCGGTGCCGCGGCGCAGCTGCAGCAGCACCTCGTCGCCCTGCGGTCCCGGGCGACGCAGCACCAGGTACGCCGCGGCGACGAGCAGGGTGCGGCCGGCCAGGTGGTCGTCGTCGGCGTAGCGCTGGGTCACCCGCGCAGTCTGGCACCGGGTCCCTCCGCTGCCTCGGGGAGCGGCTGCCAGGACAGGGCTGCCGCGGTGTCGGAGGTGCGGGTTACCGTCCTGGTGTGACGCAGACCACAGCCGCGGCCGCCGCGTCGTCCGCCGCGCCGGACGACGGCGGCGCACCGGTCGTGCAGGACGGGTTCGACGCTCTCGTCGCGCCGCTGCGCCGCGAGCTGCTCGCCCACTGCTACCGGATGACCGGGTCGCTGCAGGACGCCGAGGACGCCCTGCAGGAGGCCTGGCTGCGGGCGTGGCGCGCGCTGCCGGACTTCGAGGGCAGGTCCTCCCTGCGGACGTGGATGTACCGCATCGCGACGCGCGTCTGCCTGTCGCACCTGGAGGGCAGGGCGCGACGGCCGCTCCCGGTGGGTCTTGGTGGACCGCCGGCGGACCCCGCCGTCGAGCCGCACCAGGACCGCTCGGTGCCGTGGCTGGAACCCCTGCCCGACCGCCTGCTGTGGAGCACTCCGGACGCCGACCCGGCCGACCGGGCGGTGGACGTCGACACCGTGCGCCTGGCCTTCGTGGCGGCTCTGCAGCACCTCACCGCGCAGCAGCGCGCCGTGCTGCTGCTGCGGGACGTGCTGGCCTGGACGGCGGCCGAGGTGGCCCAGGCGCTGCGGCTGTCCGTGGCGGCGGTCAACTCCACGCTGCAGCGGGCGCACGCCCGGATGGCCACGCTCGACGTC from Cellulomonas sp. NTE-D12 encodes:
- a CDS encoding YbjQ family protein, which translates into the protein MIVVTSNDLPGYRVLAVLGEVMGLTVRSTNIGASFTAGFRAIGGGEIPEYTKIMYESRHEVMRRMVTEAEQRGANAILAMRFDTDSIGQFSEVCAYGTAAVVEPIAAGEPGATPQSVQFATGTPGAGV
- a CDS encoding phosphoenolpyruvate carboxylase; amino-acid sequence: MTSSESTPEAVRGLARHEVPEPLRTDVRLLGELLGRVLREAGGDELFEDVERLRELAIRAHDDPESDALAQAEALVEGFDLTRAEHVARAFTCYFHLANLAEEYHRVRVLRERESQIAADELAPDDSLGSAYAQLAAEVGPDEARARLGAVEFRPVFTAHPTEARRRAVARSIRRIADLVAERDALNIGGTTLAENERRLLSEIDTLWRTSPLRAEKPTVLDEVATVLNIFDTTLFDVLPAVYRRLDDWLLGDAAGTTAPVVQPWSHPGSWIGGDRDGNPNVTAEVTRAAAVLASEHALTALEASARRTAEALTLDADGTPPSAGLLALWQRQRSLSDSLTAAVAAESPNEPHRRVLRLIAERIAATRRRDADLAYPDAAALEADLLVLQRSLAEAGAVRAAYGDLQRLVWQVRTFGFHMAELEVRQHSQVHAEALADIAEHGLGGELAPRTVEVLDTFRAIGSVQRRFGLAAVRRFIVSFTQSAEHLAAVYRLAELAFDGADDAPVIDAIPLFETFADLQASVDILEESLAIPQVQHRLEQTGRHLEVMLGYSDSSKDVGPVSATLALDDAQRRITAWAREHDIRLTLFHGRGGALGRGGGPANRALLAQPPGSVDGRFKLTEQGEVIFARYGDPTIAARHIEQVTAATLLAGAPSVERRTAEAAERFGDLAARLDVASRQRFHALVRAEGFPQWFAEVTPLEEVGLLPIGSRPARRGLSVSSLDDLRAIPWVFSWSQARINLAGWYGLGTALDAVGDVDLLRSAYADWPLFATVIDNVEMSLAKTDERIAARYLGLGERADLAALVLEEMALTRKWVLAITDSEVMLSRRRILGRAVALRSPYVDALSLLQLRALRALRTGESQESVEDLRRLLLLTVNGVAAGLQNTG
- a CDS encoding NUDIX domain-containing protein, which gives rise to MTQRYADDDHLAGRTLLVAAAYLVLRRPGPQGDEVLLQLRRGTGYRDEHWATLAGHVDPGESVHEAACREAAEEAGVQVRIDDLQPLTVLHRFERGGPAVEQRVDVFFAADRWTGEPQLREANRAAAMAWYPLNALPEPVVPHERTVLDALAHGEPLPAVMSVPVSPCSADLPPHR
- a CDS encoding NAD(P)-binding domain-containing protein, whose product is MLVVPTNFWRVSMSTVTVIGTGNMGTQIAGLAAKGGATVQVLDRHVEKAEALAASIAGTPGAVGEPITGDIVVLAVPYPAVAELVGTYGSQLAGRTVVDITNPVDFATFDSLVVPAGSSATEQIAAQLPSSAVLKAFNTNFAGTLASGTVGALPTTVLVAGDDAAAKAAFTEVFGSAITVVDAGSVRRAHELEALGFLQMTLAAAEKIAWTGGFATVR
- a CDS encoding MarR family winged helix-turn-helix transcriptional regulator, with the protein product MTTSTYDEPAAAVAAAGRACDVAASADQQDVPWLTPDQLRAWVGLISVAELLPARLDSQLQRDADLTHFDYQVLAMLSEAPERTLRMTGLAQRTSATLPRLSHVVKRLEVRGLVERLPCPGDARATNAHLTDLGWDTLVRTAPGHVRTARELVIDVLTDEQVAQLEAITSALLTRLDPEDRLLRRNR
- a CDS encoding HhH-GPD-type base excision DNA repair protein, translating into MTFWLTGDESADRLLDENPFALLIGMLLDQQMTMEAAFAGPRKLADRMGGFDVHRIAEADPAAFEELAATPPAVHRYPRAMAGRIQSVARTVVDEYEGDTTRLWTDGDPDAATVLRRLTALPGFGKQKAQVFLAMLAKRRGVDLPGWREAAGPYGEEGVLRSIADITGPESLASVREAKRAYKAALKAAGG
- a CDS encoding sigma-70 family RNA polymerase sigma factor — encoded protein: MTQTTAAAAASSAAPDDGGAPVVQDGFDALVAPLRRELLAHCYRMTGSLQDAEDALQEAWLRAWRALPDFEGRSSLRTWMYRIATRVCLSHLEGRARRPLPVGLGGPPADPAVEPHQDRSVPWLEPLPDRLLWSTPDADPADRAVDVDTVRLAFVAALQHLTAQQRAVLLLRDVLAWTAAEVAQALRLSVAAVNSTLQRAHARMATLDVPPAPAELTPHQQHLLRRYVAAFEAYDVPALVTLLAADIVWEMPPYPEWYQGPDAVGNLICRWCPATGPGSMRLLGTSSNGLPTFGLYMREADGRHHAFQLQQVTVGPDGVQRVTVWFAPELFGAFGLPEVVPPDEEGRH